In Anaerolineales bacterium, one DNA window encodes the following:
- a CDS encoding NAD(P)-dependent alcohol dehydrogenase, with protein sequence MKAIRYDTFGPPEALQLKEIAKPVPQPHQVLVKVCAASINAKEWRRYEMPSLLVRLLTGGWRKPKDPVIGTDVAGIVEAVGETVTRFKPGDEVFGCAHGSLAEYVLAREAFLTVKPANCSFEEAAAMPLAALTAIQAVRYAGGIHAGQQVLIQGASGGIGTFALQLVKASGAKVTAVCSARNVSLARSLGADHVIDYAKEDFTKRGKHYDLIFAINGYRSLWAYRRALKPTGLYVFVGGAVRQILEVLLFGKWLSQKGGRTMGNMGVTKINQDDLTQISELFKDGKLIPIIDCSYPLSQTADAMHYLVDQHAQGKVVIQVSKG encoded by the coding sequence ATGAAAGCCATTCGTTACGACACGTTCGGTCCGCCCGAGGCTTTGCAACTCAAAGAAATCGCGAAGCCTGTCCCCCAGCCTCATCAGGTACTCGTAAAAGTCTGCGCCGCGTCCATCAACGCAAAGGAGTGGAGGCGCTACGAGATGCCCTCGCTCCTGGTACGCTTGCTGACTGGCGGATGGCGCAAACCGAAAGACCCCGTCATCGGCACCGATGTTGCCGGTATCGTGGAGGCGGTAGGCGAAACCGTCACGAGGTTCAAACCAGGCGACGAAGTGTTTGGATGCGCTCACGGCTCCCTGGCCGAGTACGTCCTTGCGCGCGAAGCCTTCCTGACGGTGAAACCTGCCAACTGCTCATTCGAAGAGGCTGCTGCCATGCCACTCGCCGCGCTGACGGCGATACAGGCCGTGCGCTACGCAGGAGGGATTCACGCCGGGCAACAGGTGTTGATTCAAGGCGCCTCGGGCGGAATTGGGACATTTGCTCTTCAACTGGTAAAAGCCTCCGGCGCAAAAGTGACCGCCGTATGCAGCGCGCGGAACGTGAGCCTGGCGCGTTCCCTCGGCGCAGATCACGTGATTGACTATGCCAAAGAAGATTTCACAAAAAGGGGCAAACACTATGATTTGATTTTTGCGATCAACGGCTATCGCTCGTTGTGGGCGTATCGGCGCGCGCTGAAACCGACAGGGTTATACGTCTTCGTGGGCGGCGCTGTTCGGCAAATATTGGAAGTCCTTCTGTTTGGAAAATGGCTCTCCCAAAAAGGCGGCAGAACGATGGGCAATATGGGCGTCACGAAAATCAACCAAGACGATTTGACACAGATCAGCGAACTCTTCAAAGACGGCAAGCTCATCCCAATCATTGACTGCAGTTACCCGCTCAGCCAAACCGCCGACGCCATGCACTACCTCGTTGACCAACACGCGCAGGGCAAAGTCGTAATTCAGGTTTCAAAAGGATAA
- a CDS encoding NAD(P)-dependent alcohol dehydrogenase, translating to MKAAVFKTYGPPEVLKIEEIEKPVPKDDEVLVKVRATSVNPAEWYGMTGLFLARIGNGLLKPRDTRLGVDFSGIVEAVGKDVTQFKPGDEVYGARNGAFAEYVCVKSHVYPKPANITFEQAGSVGVAAMTALQGLRDHGGLQAGQTVIVNGASGGVGTFAVQIAKAIGAEVTAVCSSGNVELIRSLGADHVIDYIKDDFTRNGKRYDIFLDIAGSRSWRECSRVLKPNSKFVIVGAPKGNKVIGPLAHIIKLRVSALGASQKLVFFVAKFNREDFLLLNDMFTRGQVKPVVEKSYPFEKTSEAMQHLGTGHAKGKIVVTMR from the coding sequence ATGAAAGCCGCTGTTTTCAAAACGTACGGTCCGCCTGAGGTGTTGAAGATCGAGGAGATCGAAAAGCCCGTCCCGAAAGATGACGAGGTCCTGGTCAAGGTTCGCGCCACGTCGGTGAACCCGGCCGAATGGTATGGAATGACCGGTCTATTCCTCGCCCGCATCGGCAACGGACTCCTCAAACCCAGGGACACCCGCCTCGGCGTTGACTTTTCCGGCATCGTCGAAGCCGTCGGCAAAGACGTGACCCAATTCAAGCCCGGAGACGAGGTCTATGGCGCACGAAACGGAGCCTTTGCCGAGTACGTGTGTGTCAAAAGTCATGTCTATCCGAAACCAGCGAACATCACCTTCGAACAGGCTGGGAGCGTCGGCGTCGCCGCGATGACCGCCTTGCAGGGATTGCGCGACCATGGCGGACTGCAAGCCGGGCAGACAGTCATCGTCAACGGCGCATCAGGCGGCGTGGGCACGTTCGCCGTGCAGATCGCCAAAGCCATCGGTGCGGAAGTGACCGCGGTCTGCAGTTCCGGCAACGTGGAGTTGATCCGTTCGCTCGGTGCTGACCACGTCATTGACTACATCAAAGATGATTTCACCCGCAATGGCAAACGCTACGACATCTTCCTCGACATCGCCGGGAGCCGTTCGTGGCGCGAGTGCAGTCGTGTGCTCAAACCCAACTCGAAATTCGTCATCGTCGGCGCGCCCAAGGGAAATAAAGTGATCGGTCCGCTCGCCCACATCATCAAATTGCGCGTGTCGGCGCTGGGCGCGAGCCAGAAACTTGTCTTCTTCGTGGCGAAGTTCAACCGCGAAGACTTCCTGCTCCTGAACGACATGTTCACGCGCGGACAGGTCAAGCCGGTCGTGGAAAAATCCTATCCGTTCGAGAAAACCTCCGAAGCCATGCAACATCTCGGCACGGGTCACGCCAAAGGGAAGATCGTTGTCACGATGAGATAA
- a CDS encoding aminotransferase class V-fold PLP-dependent enzyme: MEIKYFEFLKYLIRFNRQVYLDHNATTPVSSHVQSKMNRALKYQYGNPSSFYGSGRKSAGLVEQARKHVANAIHVDPSEIIFTACATESNNAVLKSVSANFNPKKKKIVSTPIEHPSVLNALAYLQTQGMVVEYCPVDDKGRVLLAELEKRVDEDTFLVCCILANNETGVIQNIRAVTNIARQQGALVLTDCVQALGKIPVDVHAWGVDYATFSAHKLYGPKGIGALYVKQGRPFTSFLHGGHQESGLRAGTESVHNIVGFGAACQDVDKLLADAGRIRALKRQLIQRLKEIKPDCVINSPETDCLPNTLSITFPGVDNAGLMGMLDYRGISVSAGSACSTGEDAPSHVLKAIGVSDQAARETIRISLGHGTSARDIRYVTRVVRDYIEGRISFVNMLAPAQLNETILFDENTFILDVRPPVDRKQSKGLPNAHEVNPLQVEQYLKQLPRDKQILVYCPGGGLSVMISYYLKAQGFKKITNLRGGLDAWRKRRGDLYEKYAGQNVTVLEPDKVDS, translated from the coding sequence ATGGAAATCAAATATTTCGAATTCTTGAAATATCTCATTCGTTTCAACCGGCAGGTTTATCTTGACCATAATGCAACGACGCCTGTCAGCAGTCACGTCCAGAGCAAGATGAATCGGGCTTTGAAATATCAGTACGGCAATCCATCGTCCTTTTATGGCAGTGGCAGGAAATCAGCCGGGTTGGTGGAACAAGCTCGGAAACATGTCGCAAATGCCATTCACGTTGACCCATCTGAGATTATTTTTACCGCTTGCGCGACCGAATCGAATAACGCCGTGCTCAAATCGGTCAGCGCCAATTTTAATCCCAAAAAGAAAAAGATCGTTTCCACGCCGATCGAACATCCTTCCGTGTTGAACGCACTGGCATATCTGCAAACCCAGGGAATGGTTGTCGAATATTGTCCGGTGGACGACAAAGGACGCGTGCTGCTTGCTGAACTGGAAAAGCGGGTGGATGAGGATACCTTTCTGGTCTGTTGCATCCTCGCGAACAATGAGACCGGGGTCATCCAAAATATCCGTGCTGTCACGAACATCGCCAGACAACAAGGCGCGCTGGTGCTGACGGATTGTGTGCAGGCGCTGGGCAAGATACCAGTGGATGTCCACGCCTGGGGTGTTGATTACGCCACTTTCTCAGCGCACAAACTCTACGGGCCGAAAGGCATTGGCGCATTGTACGTCAAGCAAGGTCGCCCATTTACTTCGTTCCTGCATGGCGGACATCAGGAAAGCGGACTGCGGGCCGGCACGGAAAGCGTCCACAACATCGTCGGGTTCGGCGCGGCATGTCAGGATGTGGACAAACTCCTGGCGGATGCCGGACGGATCCGGGCATTGAAACGGCAATTGATCCAGCGACTCAAGGAGATCAAACCGGATTGCGTGATCAATTCTCCGGAAACGGACTGTCTGCCGAACACGCTCAGCATCACCTTCCCCGGCGTGGACAATGCCGGGCTGATGGGGATGCTGGATTATCGCGGCATCTCGGTCTCGGCCGGGTCGGCGTGCAGCACCGGGGAGGACGCCCCCTCGCACGTCTTGAAAGCGATCGGCGTGTCCGACCAGGCCGCGCGCGAAACGATTCGAATCAGCCTCGGACATGGAACCTCCGCGCGGGACATCCGCTATGTGACGCGGGTGGTTCGGGATTATATTGAAGGGCGAATCTCTTTTGTCAACATGCTTGCCCCCGCCCAATTGAACGAAACCATTCTGTTCGACGAGAACACATTCATCCTCGATGTGCGTCCGCCGGTGGATCGGAAACAATCCAAGGGATTACCGAACGCTCACGAAGTCAACCCACTCCAGGTTGAACAATACTTGAAACAACTGCCGCGCGACAAGCAAATCCTGGTGTATTGCCCGGGCGGCGGACTTTCCGTCATGATCTCGTATTATCTGAAAGCACAAGGCTTTAAAAAAATCACCAACCTGCGCGGCGGACTCGACGCCTGGAGAAAGCGGCGCGGCGACCTGTATGAAAAATACGCGGGGCAAAACGTCACCGTCCTTGAACCGGATAAGGTGGATTCATGA